Proteins found in one Balaenoptera ricei isolate mBalRic1 chromosome 18, mBalRic1.hap2, whole genome shotgun sequence genomic segment:
- the DLEU7 gene encoding leukemia-associated protein 7 isoform X2, which translates to MASPAPLVASISHQMVALHTLQLLQQEWGWGDGPGAPGSPRDLDHVSAAPERRSDPRLARARQGRGEEGGGKGARNVGSGARASSPEVEVVRGAEGGAELLPLPRGRGPCTLAQMAMRSALARVVDSTSELVSVEQTLLGPLQQERSIPIHLKAKGSH; encoded by the exons ATGGCTAGCCCCGCGCCCTTAGTGGCCTCCATCAGCCACCAAATGGTGGCTCTGCACACCCTGCAGCTTCTGCAgcaggagtggggctggggggatggTCCGGGCGCCCCCGGGAGCCCACGCGACCTGGACCACGTGTCCGCCGCCCCAGAGCGTCGCTCAGACCCACGGCTGGCCCGTGCCAGGCAGGGGCGCGGGGAGGAAGGCGGGGGCAAGGGGGCCAGGAATGTGGGGTCCGGGGCGCGGGCGAGCTCCCCCGAGGTGGAAGTGGTGCGAGGCGCCGAGGGGGGCGCGGAACTGCTGCCCTTACCCCGGGGTCGCGGGCCCTGCACCCTGGCCCAGATGGCGATGCGCAGCGCGCTGGCCCGCGTGGTGGACTCGACCTCGGAGCTGGTCAGCGTGGAGCAGACGCTGCTGGGCCCCCTCCAGCAGGAGCGGTCCATCCCCATCCACCTGAAG GCAAAAGGCAGCCATTGA